One genomic segment of Oreochromis aureus strain Israel breed Guangdong linkage group 9, ZZ_aureus, whole genome shotgun sequence includes these proteins:
- the LOC116312784 gene encoding GTPase IMAP family member 7-like → MGSFFSIFRSNETKDRQPAALSWDRGLQCISRPHTDETKTGRHTGTTVNLVLLGMAGTGKSASGNTILEQKLFVSRPSSTPVTTNCQNVQTEINGVDVNVIDTPDIFDDDIAPSVRGKHVKRCKQLCQSGPCVFVLVMHVSRFTDGERDIMEKLEKAFGREVRGRTIILFTRGNDLQQAGMGLEDFLHSCQPDLKKMVEKCGNRCVLFENNKSGPDQVEKLMTVVNTILKDQNNL, encoded by the exons atgggaagcttTTTCAGCATATTCAGAAGCAACGAGACTAAAGACAGACAACCGGCAGCACTGAG TTGGGACCGTGGATTACAATGTATATCAAGACCACACACTGACGAGACAAAGACAG GACGACACACTGGCACCACAGTGAACCTTGTTCTTTTGGGAATGGCAGGGACTGGAAAGAGTGCCAGTGGGAACACCATCCTTGAACAGAAACTCTTTGTTTCTAGACCCAGTTCAACGCCGGTCACCACAAATTGCCAGAATGTACAAACTGAGATCAATGGTGTAGACGTAAATGTGATTGATACCCCAGATATCTTTGATGATGACATTGCACCATCAGTTAGGGGCAAACATGTGAAAAGGTGCAAGCAACTCTGTCAGTCAGGACCATGTGTGTTTGTACTTGTGATGCATGTGAGCAGATTTACAGATGGTGAAAGAGACATAATGGAAAAGTTAGAAAAAGCTTTTGGGAGGGAAGTTAGAGGACGAACAATCATCCTGTTCACCCGAGGAAACGACTTGCAGCAGGCAGGAATGGGCTTGGAGGATTTTCTTCATTCTTGCCAACCTGATCTGAAGAAAATGGTTGAAAAGTGTGGAAACAGGTGTGTTCTCTTTGAGAACAACAAATCAGGTCCTGATCAGGTTGAAAAACTAATGACGGTGGTGAACACAATACTCAAAGACCAGAATAATTTATAA
- the LOC116312785 gene encoding GTPase IMAP family member 7-like, producing the protein MALIPAGPDLRIVMIGKTGVGKSAVGNTILGCEHFRSCPLSVSVTEFCQKAWTQWGKRLVSVVDTPGILDTSKSDEFIKREIVKCVEISSPGPHVFLLVIQIGRFTREEKNSVEALQELFGPEANRYMIVLFTRGGDLGGISIEQYVRDAEPGLKRIIQSCGNRYHVFDNTSSDRKQVVELIKKIDKMMEVNRNTHYTDAMYKEVEEARKKGVTVQQYRFTESLCKRIKLFRIILGKD; encoded by the exons ATGGCTTTAATTCCAGCAG GTCCTGATTTGAGGATTGTGATGATTGGAAAAACTGGTGTGGGCAAGAGTGCTGTTGGGAACACCATCCTGGGATGTGAGCATTTCAGATCTTGTCCTTTATCTGTATCAGTGACTGAGTTCTGTCAAAAAGCTTGGACACAGTGGGGGAAGAGATTAGTTAGTGTTGTAGACACACCAGGGATCCTGGACACTTCAAAATCAGATGAGTTCATCAAAAGAGAAATTGTGAAATGTGTTGAAATCTCCTCTCCCGGTCCTCATGTGTTCCTGTTGGTCATCCAAATTGGCCGATTcacgagagaagaaaaaaactcagTGGAAGCCCTGCAGGAGCTGTTTGGCCCCGAGGCAAACCGGTACATGATTGTGCTCTTCACCCGTGGTGGTGATCTTGGAGGCATATCCATAGAGCAGTATGTACGTGACGCTGAGCCAGGGCTTAAACGCATCATCCAAAGCTGTGGAAACAGGTACCACGTCTTTGACAACACCAGCAGCGACAGAAAGCAGGTGGTGGAGCTCATCAAGAAGATCGACAAAATGATGGAAGTAAATAGAAACACGCACTACACAGACGCCATGTATAAAGAGGTAGAGGAAGCACGCAAAAAGGGAGTAACAGTGCAGCAGTATAGGTTCACTGAGTCTTTGTGTAAACGTATCAAACTTTTTCGCATCATTCTTGGGAAAGATTAA
- the LOC116312786 gene encoding GTPase IMAP family member 3-like encodes MSYTKISVVIFGNTESLKKALITNILGKDLSVLPMRKILKNTEIYENYTYEITCTPDFDIFCDDMKELFSKNSHSDMCLLVVEDGFSPENVGKQIDDLSKKTGKPREEFTVVLPLTYEPSDYCFKSCPIQQLFSELDKLAKHRQPQSTDNSSGHGLQTMSNMPKTGGSHGKDSFTDPKKCLKRKHTGTTVNLVLLGMAGTGKSASGNTILGKKSFMSKPSSKPVTTEFQVAETEMNDLRVRVIDSPDIFDDDTEASVWDKHVKKCKQLCESEPCVYVLVMHVSRFTDCEKDIMEKLEKAFGREVKEKTVVLFTRGDDLQQAKMSLKDFLHSCQPGLREIVEKCGNRCVLFENSRLSSQEVGKLIDTVIRLLE; translated from the exons ATGTCGTACA CCAAGATTTCAGTTGTCATCTTTGGAAACACAGAGTCTTTGAAGAAAGCTCTAATAACCAACATCTTGGGGAAAGATTTGTCTGTGCTACCCATGAGAAAGATTCTGAAAAACACTGAGATATATGAGAATTACACATATGAGATCACATGTACACCTGACTTTGACATATTCTGTGATGACATGAAGGAACTATTTTCTAAGAATTCCCACAGTGACATGTGTTTGTTGGTGGTAGAGGATGGGTTTTCAccagaaaatgtgggaaagcaAATAGACGATTTGAGCAAGAAAACTGGAAAACCAAGAGAAGAGTTCACAGTTGTACTGCCACTGACATATGAACCCTCAGATTACTGTTTCAAATCCTGCCCCATCCAGCAGCTTTTCAGTGAACTGGACAAACTGGCTAAACACAGACAACCTCAATCAACAGATAACAG CAGCGGCCATGGATTACAAACTATGTCAAACATGCCAAAGACAG GTGGCAGTCATGGCAAAGATTCCTTCACTGACCCCAAGAAGTGTTTAAAAA gAAAACACACTGGTACTACAGTAAACCTTGTTCTACTGGGAATGGCTGGAACTGGAAAGAGTGCAAGTGGAAACACCATCCTCGGAAAGAAGAGCTTCATGTCTAAACCCAGTTCAAAGCCGGTCACCACAGAATTCCAGGTGGCAGAAACTGAGATGAATGACTTACGTGTACGTGTGATTGATAGCCCAGACATCTTTGATGATGACACTGAAGCATCAGTTTGGGACAAACATGTAAAAAAGTGTAAACAGCTCTGTGAGTCAGAACCCTGCGTGTATGTACTCGTGATGCATGTGAGCAGATTTACAGATTGTGAGAAAGACATCATGGAAAAGTTAGAAAAAGCTTTTGGGAGAgaagttaaagaaaaaacagttgTTCTGTTCACACGGGGAGACGACCTGCAGCAGGCAAAAATGAGCTTGAAGGATTTCCTGCATTCCTGCCAACCTGGTCTGAGGGAAATAGTTGAAAAGTGTGGAAACAGGTGTGTTCTCTTTGAGAACAGCAGGTTGAGTTCACAGGAAGTTGGAAAGCTGATTGACACGGTGATCAGGCTGTTAGAATAA